In one window of Tellurirhabdus rosea DNA:
- the polA gene encoding DNA polymerase I produces MAKPEKKLFLLDAMALIYRAHFAFNKAPRINSKGMNTSVVFGFANALLEILQKEKPTHIGVAFDSGKATFRHEAFADYKGTRQAMPEDIGIAIPYVVRLIEGMDIPILKVDGFEADDVIGTLAKKAARAGFEVFMMTPDKDFGQLVEEHIHIYKPAFMGKAAEKLGVTEVLDRWQIQEISQVTDMLGLVGDSVDNIPGIPGIGEKTAQKLISEYGSVENLIANADQLKGKLKENVEKFAQQGLLSKQLATIHIDVPIEFHEQNLCCSQPKKDDLLKLLDELEFRQLRKRLLGDDYDDPNPFPAAPAKGGQMSLFGGGDLGADTRPAKEPSGASELPFVFDDGARNAAPPAPAGRRSAKTPVTPPAASGSAATPSEVTDPATLESADQSGTGRTPDGRPAFLSYEMEEGQESRTPERRKDIYSVVHDYRLVDTPELRQSLVHYLGKQTEFCFDSETTSTDPVEADLVGLSFSYCKGEAFYVPVPPDREEAQAIVDEFKPVLENPAIQKIGQNLKYDLLMLKKYGVEVQGKLFDTMVAHYLIEPEQRHNMDIMALTYLNYAPVSIESLIGKKGPKQLTMRDIDVQRVVEYAGEDADVTLQLKEIFAQKLEEVQLTKLFEQVEMPLVRVLTDMELEGVRVDTAALAELSATLETDMKGVQQQIYEMAGGPFNIGSPKQLGEILFDKLKLDKNAKKTKTGQYATGEEILSELEEEHEIARKILDYRELVKLKNTYVDALPQLISKRDGRIHTSFNQAVAATGRLSSTNPNLQNIPIRTPRGQEIRKAFVPHDENFLIMSADYSQIELRIMAAFSGDQTMLDAFNNDIDIHTQTASKVFHVPLEEVTGDMRRKAKMVNFGIIYGISSFGLARRLKIPRKEASEIIQNYFTEFPAIKEYMDRSIEQARERQYAETILGRRRYLRDINSRNMTDRTFAERNAINAPIQGTAADMIKIAMIRIADYIRENRLQSRMILTVHDELVFEVHKDEVEQLKGNVEEIMRTAIPLAVKMETGIGMGANWLVAH; encoded by the coding sequence ATGGCGAAACCAGAGAAAAAATTGTTCCTGCTGGATGCAATGGCGCTGATCTACCGCGCTCATTTTGCGTTCAACAAAGCTCCCCGTATCAACTCCAAGGGCATGAATACCAGCGTGGTGTTCGGCTTTGCCAACGCCCTGCTGGAAATTCTTCAGAAAGAGAAACCGACCCATATCGGCGTAGCCTTCGATTCGGGAAAGGCCACCTTCCGGCACGAAGCGTTCGCCGACTACAAAGGCACCCGCCAGGCCATGCCCGAAGACATCGGCATTGCCATTCCGTACGTCGTCCGGCTCATCGAAGGCATGGACATTCCCATCCTGAAAGTAGATGGCTTTGAAGCCGACGACGTGATCGGAACGCTCGCCAAGAAAGCTGCCCGCGCTGGTTTTGAGGTGTTTATGATGACGCCGGACAAGGATTTCGGGCAGCTCGTCGAAGAGCATATTCACATTTACAAGCCCGCCTTTATGGGCAAAGCCGCCGAAAAACTGGGCGTGACCGAAGTGCTCGACCGCTGGCAGATTCAGGAAATCAGCCAGGTGACGGACATGCTCGGGCTGGTCGGCGATTCGGTTGATAACATTCCGGGTATTCCGGGCATCGGCGAAAAAACGGCGCAGAAACTGATTTCGGAATACGGCTCGGTCGAAAATCTGATCGCCAACGCCGACCAGCTGAAAGGCAAGCTGAAAGAAAACGTCGAAAAGTTTGCGCAGCAGGGCCTGCTCTCGAAGCAGCTCGCGACCATTCACATCGACGTGCCGATTGAATTTCACGAACAGAACCTCTGTTGCAGCCAGCCGAAGAAGGACGATCTGCTGAAGCTGCTGGACGAACTGGAGTTCCGGCAGCTGCGCAAACGACTGCTCGGCGACGACTACGACGACCCGAACCCGTTCCCGGCGGCCCCGGCCAAAGGCGGCCAGATGAGCCTGTTCGGCGGCGGCGACCTCGGGGCGGATACCCGTCCGGCTAAAGAGCCTTCCGGCGCTTCCGAACTGCCGTTTGTCTTCGACGACGGCGCGCGCAACGCCGCTCCACCGGCCCCGGCCGGCCGCCGTTCGGCCAAAACGCCCGTGACGCCCCCGGCCGCTTCCGGCTCCGCCGCCACGCCTTCCGAAGTGACCGACCCCGCCACGCTCGAATCGGCCGACCAGTCGGGGACCGGCCGGACCCCGGACGGACGGCCCGCTTTCCTGTCGTACGAAATGGAGGAAGGGCAGGAGAGCCGGACCCCGGAGCGCCGCAAAGACATTTACTCGGTGGTGCACGACTACCGGCTCGTCGATACGCCCGAACTGCGGCAGAGTCTGGTGCACTACCTCGGCAAGCAGACCGAATTCTGTTTCGACTCCGAAACGACCTCTACGGACCCCGTCGAGGCGGACCTCGTCGGGCTGTCGTTTTCGTACTGCAAAGGCGAGGCGTTTTATGTGCCCGTTCCGCCGGACCGGGAGGAAGCCCAGGCCATTGTCGATGAGTTCAAGCCGGTGCTGGAGAATCCGGCGATTCAGAAAATCGGGCAGAACCTGAAATACGACCTGCTGATGCTGAAAAAATACGGCGTCGAAGTGCAGGGCAAGCTGTTCGATACAATGGTGGCGCACTACCTCATCGAACCGGAGCAGCGGCACAACATGGACATCATGGCGCTGACGTACCTCAATTACGCGCCGGTATCCATCGAATCGCTGATTGGTAAAAAAGGCCCGAAACAGCTCACCATGCGCGACATCGACGTGCAGCGAGTGGTCGAATACGCGGGAGAGGACGCCGACGTGACGCTTCAACTGAAGGAGATTTTTGCCCAGAAATTAGAGGAAGTCCAGCTTACGAAGCTGTTCGAGCAGGTGGAAATGCCGCTGGTGCGGGTGCTGACGGATATGGAACTGGAAGGCGTGCGGGTGGACACGGCCGCGCTGGCCGAACTGTCGGCAACGCTCGAAACCGACATGAAAGGAGTGCAGCAGCAGATTTACGAAATGGCGGGAGGGCCGTTCAACATCGGGTCGCCGAAGCAGCTCGGCGAGATTCTGTTTGACAAACTGAAACTGGATAAAAACGCCAAAAAGACCAAAACGGGGCAGTACGCAACGGGCGAAGAGATTTTGTCGGAGCTGGAAGAGGAACACGAAATTGCCCGGAAGATTCTGGATTACCGCGAACTGGTCAAGCTGAAAAACACCTACGTGGACGCCCTGCCGCAACTGATCAGCAAACGCGACGGCCGGATTCACACCTCGTTCAACCAGGCCGTGGCGGCTACCGGCCGTCTGTCGTCGACCAACCCGAACCTGCAAAACATCCCGATCCGGACGCCGCGGGGGCAGGAGATTCGGAAGGCGTTTGTGCCGCACGACGAAAACTTCCTGATCATGTCCGCCGACTATTCGCAGATCGAACTGCGCATCATGGCGGCTTTCAGCGGCGACCAGACCATGCTCGACGCCTTCAACAACGACATCGACATTCACACCCAGACGGCCAGCAAGGTCTTTCACGTACCGCTCGAAGAGGTGACGGGCGACATGCGGCGGAAGGCGAAAATGGTCAATTTCGGCATTATCTACGGTATTTCGTCGTTCGGGCTGGCCCGGCGGCTGAAGATTCCGCGCAAGGAAGCCTCCGAAATCATCCAGAACTATTTCACGGAGTTCCCGGCCATCAAGGAGTACATGGACCGCAGCATCGAGCAGGCCCGCGAACGGCAGTACGCCGAAACCATTCTGGGGCGTCGCCGCTACCTGCGCGACATCAACTCCCGCAACATGACCGACCGGACGTTTGCCGA